The region TGGCGCGCAGACCTACACCATTCAGACGCCAGCCGGTGAGACGCTGGGCACCGTGGCGGTGACCGTGGCAGCCCTGGCGACGGGAGCGCGTGAACAGCGCTGCACCGAGACCTTTACTCTCAGCATCAGCGACGGGCAGCAGGTGCGCGAGCCCTTCCGCTTTGGTGGCGTGGGAGAGGGGCAGGGCTACTCGGTCACCGTGCGCCGGGGAGATCGCCCCATTGGCCGCAAAAATATTCCCCTGGATGCCACCTGTGGCTGGAGCTACCAGAGCCGACCCGGGCCCGGCGCCATTACCTACGAAGTTCGTCCCCTGGGGCTGCCTGATGCCGAGCCCCTGCGCACCATCAACCTCACGGTTCGCTAAAAGCCGTGCATCCAGCGGGGGCCCGGGTCACGTGCCGGGGCCTTTCGCTTGGCCCTCCGGCGGCAGGCCCGCGCGCCCACCCTCTCTTCGGGCGCTAGCGGCTCACACTCCAGATGCCGGCAAACGGGGCAAACTGCCCAGAGCCGCGTGTGGTCGCAAAAGCGCTGATGCTGCCATCCAGGTACAGGGCATTGGGGCAGCGCAGGGTGTCCCGGAAGAACAGGGCGAACGTGTAGAAGTTGACCGGCGCCCCGCTGATCACAAAGCGCACGCGGCCATCCGCGCATACCCCCACACCACTGCGCACCTTGAACGAGGTCCCAGTTTTGCGAAAGGCGGGATGCAGGCTGCCGTTCTGAACCAGCAGGGGTCCAGACTGGGTGGCGAAGGTGGGGCGCAGGCCCGCGCGGGCAAACGCCTGGGTTTCGGTCACGCCGGCCCGGCGCCCGCTGACCCAGAACACACCGTTGGGCACCAGTGCAAAGTTGCCGCCGCTCTGGGCCCGGTTCAGGGGGACCAGGGTACGGCCCTCTTCTACATGAAGGCCCAGCGGCTTCAAGCCCGGCGCATAGATGCCGCTGTTGGTGGCAAACAGCAGGGTGCGCCCCTCCTTGGCCAGCCGGGCCCGTAACTGCTCGAAGGTGGTGTAGGGGGCGCGGGTGGCAGGGTTCTGCCAGTGGAGTTGCAGGCGGTCGCGGGTCAGATCAATGGTGGCCACCGTGTAGGTCGCGCCCCCCGAGACCGCAGAGCGGATGGACAGAGCCTGCGCCAGAGGGCCACCCAGGGGCAGAACGCAGAACAGGAAGAGGCGCTTCATCCTGGCCATGATGGCAGGGTGCGGCCTCTCAGTCCCATTGAGGCGAGAGGAAGGGGGCCGAAAAAGTTGCCCTTCTGGCGCGGGTTTTTCGGTGATCCTGAATGGTCAGGGAAGGATGGGGAAGAGACGCTTGACAAGATGTGCAATGACCTGTATCTTTTCTGAGCCTCAAGCGAGGCGAGGTGCATGACAACCGATGGAAGCGAGCGAGAAATTGCGAATCACAGGGCCGCAAAGGTCCTGATGAAGAACAGAAGGTCAAGAGACGAAG is a window of Deinococcus arcticus DNA encoding:
- a CDS encoding phosphodiester glycosidase family protein → MKRLFLFCVLPLGGPLAQALSIRSAVSGGATYTVATIDLTRDRLQLHWQNPATRAPYTTFEQLRARLAKEGRTLLFATNSGIYAPGLKPLGLHVEEGRTLVPLNRAQSGGNFALVPNGVFWVSGRRAGVTETQAFARAGLRPTFATQSGPLLVQNGSLHPAFRKTGTSFKVRSGVGVCADGRVRFVISGAPVNFYTFALFFRDTLRCPNALYLDGSISAFATTRGSGQFAPFAGIWSVSR